A DNA window from Hypanus sabinus isolate sHypSab1 chromosome Y unlocalized genomic scaffold, sHypSab1.hap1 SUPER_Y_unloc_8, whole genome shotgun sequence contains the following coding sequences:
- the LOC132386035 gene encoding uncharacterized protein LOC132386035 isoform X1: MSAQSSIKSMPPSDKGSKPTSSKPTQALSGVPSAAMSARSGIKSMAPSDKGSRTTSSKSAQARAKAEAAKVRLHYAKQEAVLKMKLATREAEKAAREAERAARKAEAAKVLLRYARQEAVLKMKLATKEAEIQKERAARQREEAAREAEEAAREAEIQKERAARQREEAAREAETQLEMAKISTELQVLQREREKEAAMAEAKYIEEAEGSRDLTAVRSTLERTRLERTSDYVQSQIDRQARLPSPYVFNNFPSYEEPQRVTIAPHPYEEGNLPSRLRDEVKNERTVNAPSPPQQDGGEGEVHSGTTIVSSNWTEVCGQTQSSRSCSEICLTKVYPKGAKDKAIKAYVILDDQSNRSLVSPEFFKLFNIESERFPYYLKTCSGNMKTQGRKAEGIQIESLDGKVVICLPPLLECNEIMNNRAGIPTPSAVLHQPHLHHIAKHIPELDPKAEILLLLGRDVIQVHKVRQQVNGPLDAPFAQRLDLGWVVIGEVCLGDVHKPMVNTLKTNVLESGRHSIFQPCPSVPCIKEAQQDITKRKVTDETLGQSVFVQTEHRNKLAQSAQDTISLKPKDTKVFRDEANNGVAPLPIREPCQRSPDNKEQAVKQFTSLRKTWKRKPEMQQHTLLAHEVLCTLMAEVTAIINAQSFLPVSSDPENPFILSPSTLLTQKAGAPPPPGDFSDKDLYTKQWRQVQALANQFWPRWRQKYLPLLQLRRKWTEPRRNLQVGDLVLLRDKQITRNSWPMARITATFPSEDGHVRKIELKTTDQGDVKIYQRPVTEVILLLPND; this comes from the coding sequence atgtcagctcaatccagcatcaagtcgatgccgcccagcgacaagggcagtaaaccgacatcaagtaagcccacccaggcgttatcaggtgttccaagtgctgcaatgtcagctcgatccgggatcaagtcgatggcgcccagcgacaagggcagtagaacgacatcaagtaagtccgcacaggcaagagccaaggcagaagccgccaaggtgcgactgcattacgccaaacaagaagcagttttgaaaatgaaactggccaccagagaagccgaaaaggctgccagagaagccgaaagggccgccagaaaggcagaagccgccaaggtgctactgcgttacgccagacaagaagcagttttgaaaatgaaactggccacaaaagaagccgaaatccagaaagaaagggccgccagacaaagagaagaggctgccagagaagccgaagaggctgccagagaagccgaaatccagaaagaaagggccgccagacaaagagaagaggccgccagagaagccgaaacccagttggaaatggcaaaaatatcgacagaattgcaagtgctgcagcgagaaagagaaaaagaagctgccatggcggaagcaaagtacatagaagaagctgaagggtcgcgtgatctgaccgcagtaagatctactttagaaaggaccagactggaacgcacaagcgactatgtacaatctcaaatagacaggcaggctcgtctcccctctccatacgtattcaataacttccccagctacgaggaacctcagagagtcacgattgcaccACATCCAtatgaggaaggaaatttaccctcacggctccgtgatgaagtcaagaatgaaagaaccgtcaacgctccttcacccccacaacaggacggcggggagggagaggttcactccgggacaacaattgtcagctcgaactggacagaagtttgcggtcaaactcagtcaagccgttcttgttccgagatctgcctcactaaggtgtaccctaaaggagccaaagacaaggccatcaaagcctatgtgattctggacgatcagagcaatcgttcactagtcagtccagagttctttaaattgttcaacattgagagtgagcggttcccatactacctcaaaacttgctcaggcaacatgaaaacccaaggaaggaaggcagaaggcatccagatcgagtccctggatggtaaagtcgtcatctgtctccctccgctcttagagtgcaatgaaatcatgaataaccgcgctgggatcccgacaccaagtgcggtgctacaccagccgcatctccaccacatcgccaaacacatcccagaactggatccgaaagcggaaatactcctgctattaggaagagatgttatccaggtacacaaggttaggcagcaggtcaatggaccactcgacgcccccttcgcgcaacgtctggatctgggctgggtggtgataggagaggtgtgtctcggtgacgtacacaaaccgatggttaacacactcaagaccaatgtgctagagagtggccgccattcaatctttcaaccctgcccgagtgtcccgtgcatcaaagaagcacaacaagacattaccaagcgtaaagtaaccgacgagacgctaggtcagtcagttttcgttcaaaccgagcacagaaacaaacttgcacaatcagctcaagataccatttctttaaaacccaaagacactaaggtcttcagagatgaagcaaataatggggttgccccattgcctatcagagaaccatgccagcgctcaccagataacaaagagcaggcagtcaaacagttcacgtccttacggaaaacctggaaaaggaaacctgagatgcagcaacacaccctATTGgctcacgaggtactgtgcaccctaatggcagaggtcacagccattataaatgcacaatcattcctacctgtgtcttctgacccagaaaacccctttatactttcgccatcaacgctccttacgcagaaggcaggagcacctcctccaccaggagacttttcagacaaggatttgtacacaaagcaatggagacaagtccaggctctggcaaatcagttctggcctcgctggagacaaaaatatctacctttgttgcaactgagacgaaagtggacagaaccccgcaggaatcttcaagttggagacttagtcctgctcagggacaagcagatcacccgcaacagctggccaatggccagaatcactgctacattccctagcgaggatggacatgtcaggaagatcgaattgaagactaccgaccaaggcgatgtgaaaatttaccaaaggccagttacagaagttattctacttctacccaatgactga